The region GCTGTAGGGCTGGCCGGTGCGGCGGACGCGTTCGACGGCGACCTCAGCGGCGACCTGCAGCTCACGTTGGCGAAGCACCTTGAAGCTGTCGGCATCGAAGGAGATGCGGTCGTGCTCCTCGTGTTCATAGCGGAGGATTTTGGCGGCGACGTGCTCGAGCGAGAGCAGAAGCTCACCGTTGCGCGAGAGCAGCAGAGGGACGTCGGGCCCGCTGAACTCGACTTCGATCTCGGGTGTCGAACCATCGGCGCGGGGAATCGGGGTCTCGCGAATCGTGTACTTCAGACTCAAACGGCCCGGTGCGGTGAGTGTCTGAAGGAAATCAGCCACTCTCTTCTTTTTCGCTTGCAGGTCTTCCATTGGGATTTGTTTAGTATACGGAAATTGGTTGGAAGATGGGGTGTGGCTGGAGTTAGGTTTGGCGCTGGCGTGATCGGGCAGAGAAGCAGATCCCCCCACTTCGGCTTCGCCTTCGGCCGGGATGACACTTCTTTCCATCGTTCAGAGGGTGCTTTGTTGGTGGATGCCGGTGGATACCCCTATCTCAGAATCGAGAGGTGGACCACCCGCCGCCTTTGCCACGTTGTGATCGGCTTGAGGAGACATCCTGCAAAACCCACCTTAGCTTCGCGAAGGTGGGGCACCCGTTTGGTGGCCGTACGGAGAGTGGAACGCAGATCCTTCGACTCGCGGCTCTGCCGCTTCGCTCAGGATGACACGCCCTTGAGAATCTTTCGCTGGTGGCTTCCTCTTTCGCACGATCAAAGAACCTGTCCCCCTCAAGGAACCTGTGAGGCAAAGAGAAGAGGAGACTCTGTGGGGAGTCTCCTCTTTTGCTTATGGTGTTTTCGACTGCTATGCTTCCAGGGCGTACGGTCAGCGCTTGCCCTGGATGACGGGTGCTCCGGCTTTGCGTCGGGCTCGTTTGGCGGCGATCTCTTTCATCTCGCGGCCCATGGAGGTGTACTTCATCATGATCCATTGCTGTGCGATGCCGAAGAAGTTGCCGACGGCCCAGTAGAGGCCGAGACCGGAGGCGTAGGTGAGGACGAAGTATCCGGTGATGAGCGGCATGAAGTAGGCCATCATCTTCTGCTGCTGAGGATCGACCCCCGGAGAAGGCGTGTAGTACTGCATCAGGAACTGGCTGATGACCATGACGACGGGAAGGATGTAATACGGGTCGGGCGAGGTGAGGTCCGGCAGCCAGAGCCAGTGGGCGTGGCGCAGCTCGATGACGCGCGGCAGCATGGCGTAGAAGGCATACAGGAGCGGCAGCGTGATGAGCGTGGGAATGCAGCCGCCGAACATGTTGACCCCGTTGTCCTTCTGGAGCTTCATGATCTCGGCGTTCATCTCGTTCCGCTTGGGGTCGTTGATCTTGTACTTCTTGTAGCGCTCCTTGATGGCGTCCATCTGGGGCTGAATGCGCATCATCTTGATGCTGGAGCGCATGGTCTTGATGCGCAGCGGCAGCTGGACGATGTTGATGATGAGGGTCAGCAGGATGATGGCCCATCCCCAGTTGGCGATGACGTGCAGATGGATGAACTGCAGGGCGAGGAAGAGGTACTTGCCGATGGAGCCCCAGAAGCCGAACTCCAGCAGCGGGGAGAGCGAGATCTTGTTGCCGTTGCTGGAGGTGGCGTAGACGTTGCGAATTACGTTGATGGCCTTGGGGCCGACAAAGATACGGGTCTGGGTGTGGCCGCTGGTGTCGCCGAAGGCCGCGCCCAGGATGGAGACATTGATGGCCTTTGCCGAGGACGAAGTGGAACCGAAGCCGGAGCGGTGGATGGTCTTGGCGACGTCAAGCTCGTTGTGCAGCGTGACCATCGTGGAGGTGGCGGGCGAGTCCGGCAGGAAGATAGCGCCGAAGTAGGTGTCGCTGACACCGGCCCAGTCGAAGGGACCGTTGAGGGTGGCGCCGCCGGAGACCTTCTTGGCAGCGATGTGCTCATCCTTCGCGTCGCGGGAGTAGTCGATCTGGGCGCCACTGTATCCGAGGGCGGTGTCCTGATCGCCGAAGCCGCCGGGCCAGGAGATGAGGGCCCGGAGGGGGGTTCCGTTGCGGAGGACCTGGACGTCGGCGTGGAGGACGTAGGTCTCGTCGAAGGAGAAGGTCTTGGTAACGTCGAGGCCGCCAGCGGAGTAGTGGAAGGTCAGCTTGGCCGGGGCGGTCAGGTTGCCGGTCGCGGAGGGCACGTAAAGCGACTGGGAGAGGGTGGCGTTTACACCGGAGTCATAGGTGTGGAGCGAGAGCGGATAGCCGAACTTATCGGCGGCCTGGGTATGGACGAGGTTGAGGGGGTGGCCCTCGGAGTCCTTGTACTGCTTGAGGAGCCAGCTTTTGACCTGGGCGCCGCGATTGGTGAATTCGATGCGGTAGAGCTCGTTCTCAATGACAGTGGTGGATTCCGCAGTGGCCTGAACTGCGGGAGTTGCGGCGGCGGCAGAATTGCCGGGTGCAGGCGCAGACGTGGGCGTGGCGGCCGGGGCAGATGGAGCCGCAGGCGCGGCCGGCCTGGCTGACTGCGTGGCGGCAGGGGCGTTGGGCGAGACTGTCTTCGGATTCGTCTTCTGCCGGTAGTAGCTGAGGCCAAAGAAGACGGCGATCATGAAGAACATGATGGCGAAGAGAGAGCGGTTTTCCTGCCCGCCTCCGCCCTGCTGATTAGGGTTTTTAAACTCTGCCAAGAGATCTTCCTGTTCTTAATACGAATCGGCTTGCTTTCAGGATGCGCCGGGGACGCATGAGATCGCAGGTTCTATGGTAAATCGTCCGGTGGGCTTCGATTGGAATGAGGGATTATGCGGGACGGATTTCTTCGGCGGATGGGTGGGGAGAGAGGTGGAGTGCCCGCACCTGCATCCGGCGATCGATGAGAGCGGACATCCTGGAAGCACGCCTTCGCTTCGTCAAGGTGGGGCACCCGGTTTTGTGGCTGTGCGGACCCTGAAGAACCGCTGCTGCTTCCTCTCTCCTGATTTCGGGTTTTGGGCGGGTTATCCTCGGGGCTTTCTGGAAGG is a window of Edaphobacter sp. 12200R-103 DNA encoding:
- a CDS encoding R3H domain-containing nucleic acid-binding protein; translation: MADFLQTLTAPGRLSLKYTIRETPIPRADGSTPEIEVEFSGPDVPLLLSRNGELLLSLEHVAAKILRYEHEEHDRISFDADSFKVLRQRELQVAAEVAVERVRRTGQPYSFSPMSSRERRLLHLALASSGLSTASSGEGSRRFVILYPEGEKPPAEPSREDRAAVIRQRFRRR
- the yidC gene encoding membrane protein insertase YidC; translated protein: MAEFKNPNQQGGGGQENRSLFAIMFFMIAVFFGLSYYRQKTNPKTVSPNAPAATQSARPAAPAAPSAPAATPTSAPAPGNSAAAATPAVQATAESTTVIENELYRIEFTNRGAQVKSWLLKQYKDSEGHPLNLVHTQAADKFGYPLSLHTYDSGVNATLSQSLYVPSATGNLTAPAKLTFHYSAGGLDVTKTFSFDETYVLHADVQVLRNGTPLRALISWPGGFGDQDTALGYSGAQIDYSRDAKDEHIAAKKVSGGATLNGPFDWAGVSDTYFGAIFLPDSPATSTMVTLHNELDVAKTIHRSGFGSTSSSAKAINVSILGAAFGDTSGHTQTRIFVGPKAINVIRNVYATSSNGNKISLSPLLEFGFWGSIGKYLFLALQFIHLHVIANWGWAIILLTLIINIVQLPLRIKTMRSSIKMMRIQPQMDAIKERYKKYKINDPKRNEMNAEIMKLQKDNGVNMFGGCIPTLITLPLLYAFYAMLPRVIELRHAHWLWLPDLTSPDPYYILPVVMVISQFLMQYYTPSPGVDPQQQKMMAYFMPLITGYFVLTYASGLGLYWAVGNFFGIAQQWIMMKYTSMGREMKEIAAKRARRKAGAPVIQGKR